The sequence CGTAACACAGCAAGCAGACACCAGCTACCGTTAGCATCAAGCGTTGCTGTTATGAGTGAGGCTAGCTTGCCTTGGCTAACTAGCTAAACGGAGAGAAGAGACTTACTGCTGCCCACAATAAAGGGCCACTGTAAAATGTGCGGTTTTATTCTTTTGGGTGAGGTGGAAGGGAGTGGGGTGGTGGTTGAGCACACTTCCTTCCGAAGTACGCATGTGAACATGgccccagtgttttttttctgtgattagTGCAATATAAGCTAATGTTATAAGACTAGTGTTAAAAGTGCAATAAAAGCCAATCAACCTTTTTCCGATTtgatcttttcctctttatttagcAGTATActtttatataatataaatatacacaagaaccataaatacattttgatatAAAAATTGTTCCTATATAAAATGACAGTACCTCGTGTACAGGTGAAATATTAACGCTATATCTCGCGGTACACTAGAGGGAATGCAAGCGACCTAAAGCTATAGGGCGTCGATGTGACTTTCGTAGAAAAATAAatcccctcctccccccccccaaaaaatggctACGTTGCTCTCGGGAGCGCAGTGAGGAATTATTTCCTTTGCTCCTTGTGAGGCCAGGAGATGCATTTTAGGTGCCAATCTCCCACTTTGAGGAATGTCTCGTATCATTGCCTGCTAAAGTACAACCTGTACTGGCTTCACAGCTGCATGAACCAAAAAGCTGCTAAGATCACTTTTTGCCTGAGCTTTGGAATATACACAGTGTACAAATCCTTTAGTAAAAGGCTCATTTGCAATCGGAAGGCATTTTTAAAAGGGGTTGAAAGCATTTCCTCATATAAGACtaactcatttttgttttggttagcaaccaagacttgaaataaaatgtgtgtgAAGTTTTGCACAGGGCACGTAGGCGATAGTCGTCCTGAGATGGTGAAAAAGAAGGCATCTACTGTATAAAGGGTAAGGCGCTCATTAGGCCAATATGATATAACATATGTCCATCAATAAATAATGGCACTCAGTGTAAACCACAAACTCAAGGGTTTTTGGTAGGTCCCCCTATTTAGAGGGAGgtgtttatttttgtcactatttgaggaaatgcCCAATTTAGCCCTTTTCAAAAATGTCTTCTGCAAATAAGTTCTTTCGAAGTTAAGGACTGAATGTAAACAAAATGTGCACGCCACAATGCACCATTTAGCTGGTGCGCGGACATATACGGGGTTCGGCGTGGGGCGAGGGgaggaaacacaaacacatacaataATACAGACAACACAATAGAGATTCCCATCTaaggcatcatcatcatcatcatcatcatcatcactgaaATGCATCAATTGATAGCAAGAGTGTAGCTAAGAGACTAAACTGACCTCTGTCAGCGGTCACAATCCTTTGGTAAGGATGGACCCGCGTGTCATGCCGTCTCACTTTAGTAGCCATTGCACCTAGATTGTAACAGGTCCACAAGGTTAGAAACCATTCACGTTCAACATTCACATTATTCTTTGAACCGTTAGCATAACGCTGGGATAGTACAAGACAATACGACAAACCGGATAACAACACATATGCACGTCACATAGCTTCCATAGAAAAGAATACAGTAGAACAAAAGTAATGCACGTATTTTGGGATCGCTTTCAAATATTAAGTCGTTAAATTCCGCAGTGCTCAGAGTTCTCGGATggggcggcaaaaaaaaaaaaaagggggggtaaTGGCTGCCGGGTTGTCTGGGGAACATAAtgcgggttttttttccccgtagGGGTCCTGATAGCGGATTTGGAGAAATTTGTCTCCTTATTTTTAGAGGTGGGGAAATCCAATCCAGCTCTGACAGGAATTGAATAGCGCAAGACGCCACGTGCCGCATGCCTCTTATTCATCCCAACATTGTCATTTTCCAATCAACCCAATGTGAAGGACTGAAGGACCCAAGCTTACATTTTTTTGGCCCAAAAACCAGGCTAAACTTTATATCCCCACCATTTTGATTTTGTTACATCATAAATTAGCATGTGCAGGGATTAAAACACATGCAAAATGCATGTAAAGAAATTCAGTGTGGCGGGTCTTGGCAAAACATCTTTGCAGCCACCTACACGTGTCTGAAGCGCCAAATGGCCCAACATTTCCCTGCTGTCCAACGGCGGCGAGATAGAGTAGTGGCTGGCGTGCGGCAACGTGTGAGAAAGGTGCGTGCGCCTTCCGCAACGGCCCCCCCACCCGTGTTGCTGAAGGCACCGATCGATTGAGCGAGTAAATAAAATGCACTAAGTCGCTGTAACCCTGCGAGTCAAAGAGAAAGATGCTGCACACGAGTCCCAGAGGCAGGCGCAACATGCAAAGGTTAGCGCTCCACACATCATaagtgtgtcaaattaaagcgaggggtgtggggggggggggggtgtccttgatttgtttttgttgttgttgacatttGCCGTCACTGTTATTAAACGGCTGCGCGTGACTTGTCTCTTTGGTCACGCGCGTCATACGAGGAGGGGCTTCGTAGCGGACCGGACTACCGGTACCGAACGGAGGGGAAGCTCAGGTATTAGCACAAAGCTCAGGTTCACGGGGGGTGAAGCCGAAACAACAAAGGGAGGCCAAGGcgaagaagaaaataaaggaCGACTGGAGGAATTTAATGAACATCCCCAGTGGGAGTGACAGAGGGACTATCTGCAGGCATCAAGGCCTACCAGCAGCACGGAAAAATCATTTCAGAAGCTGCAGAAATCCAAAGGGATCTCCTGCCAGACTGAATCTGCCTCCAGGCCAGTGCATGAAAGGGTTAGAGAGCGGGCTGTGTGTACGCGAGCTTGTTTCTGTCGGGCTGCCTCGTTTCAGACTTTGCCGAGTCCGCCTGCGTAAACCGTGCCGTACCTGGAAGCGCGGAGCGAAACTTAACTGTAAAGTAACCTTCTCGTCAAGAGGctagtcacccccccccccccccccttttgacCTTTCATCAAAATGTCCACATGAGCTACAACAGCTTCACCACCTTGGTTCCTCAGGTGGACACGACGTATTTACCTTTCAAAAAGTCTTGACCGTGGCTCACGGAGGATGTGTCCAGCACCCCGACAGCGGGGTAAAACAAGCCACCCTCCTGGCCGGGGAGGCTAAAGTGGGCCGTCGTGCCCGCCGCGCTCACGCTCCCCCAGGCCCGCTTACCTAGAACCCCGCTGTGCTCGATGGGGTACTCCAGCAGGGAGGTGGGCGCCAGGGCGTAGGGGTAATCGTAAGGTGTGGTGTAGATGAGCCCGCCGTCCGGCGTGGGCGGCACCAGCGTCGGGGTGCCGTTGGACAGCATGGCGGCCATTTGAGGGGGCCGGATGAGGTTCatgaggggggccccggccgGAGCCGGGGGCCGGAGAGCCTGGGGCGGCAACACCTGACCCGCGGGTGCCGCTATGAGCCGGGGTCCCTGAGCggcggccgccgccgctgcaAGAGAGAACGCAAAGGTGGCTGCCATAAGCGAAGAGAGCGAAGGACAGAAGAGGAAAGAAGACAAGAGAGGACAGACAAGAGGACAAGCCAAGTGGCGTCGACGGTTATCACAGATGAATAGTGAAGGGtgaaaatataaaaagaggaaaagaagAGAGttggcagggagagagagagagagagggaggggggggcaaaAGGTCAAATTAGTCCATGCAATGATCATGGTGGTGGAccacaaagcaaaataaaataaccccTCACACCAAATGCAAAGCATACAGAATCACCTGGCCAGCAGCTCAAACATTTACAGAAAAACGCATGAAGAGTGACGTGaacatcacgcacacacacacacattcgcgcacacacacacatacatacacacacacccccaAACTGAACTGGCAACTTAGCAGAGGTGATCATGATTATTacatacacatttatttttaaaaggacTTTCATAATAAATAGCTACTTGCAATTTCTCAACATAAATCAGCTTACAATTTTAGCATTTATTTCTGCAACAAACATGGAGAAAacgcatataccgtatttttcggactataaggagcACTTTCTCAAAAATCAACAATGCgtcttataatccagtgcgccttatagtctaaaAAAAAAGCGGTAATTATCTTCACAAGTGACACAAGCTGAAAGCACATTTTGGGTTATTAGCATGGTTATTTGATTGACTGATGCCTCTTGAGTGAGCGGATGCGTGAACGACATGGCCACATGCAGAGCTTGAGCAAAGTGAGCTCCAGCGGCAGGCACGCTGCAAACTTAAGGAGCAAGTGAGACACCGAGCGATCACggatgaagaaataaaaaagatgaatggagaAAGGACGGATGGAGGGGAAGGACAAAATGGAGGTCCTCCAGCTAATCGTGATGGAGTGGGTCAACAAATTATTTGGTCAGCTTGAGAGAGGTGTGCACACAAGCCATCTGATTAAACACCGATTTCGTGGCTGCTAATTAATAAGTCGTCAAATGAGTAAACGGTCTTAATTGAATGTGTCGCACGCAGGTAAAAATGTGCGTCCTGCCGAATGTCCATTAGTGGTGTTAATGGTAGTTCACTTACGCGCTTTGATGTTGCTGTCTCGGTATGTGCCGTTGAGAATGGCCAACTCCATCAGCTGGACCTTCTTCAAATTGTCTTCGCCCTCCGCCTGTGGAAAAaggcatattttatttatttagaaaaatacatatatgtGGAATTAACTGAAGGAACCATACAGGTAAAGCAAAGCATTCACCATGGCAACCATTTCACCAAAATGTTCGTGTGGGCgatgttaaaaacaaaaaacggtcaGCAGTTCTCAAGAATAGTTTGGGCAAACAGATGAAGACGAGCTTAATGTAGTACGATTGCATATTCATAAAGCACATCAGAAGGATAATTAGCGTCATTTTCCTGCCTCCCGTGTGCGCGATAACCAGCCTGGCGAACGTCAATTAATTTTgggataaataaatacaaaagcgCCAACCGTTTTCATTAAAATTAAGGGACCCAAATTATCCACGCAAACTAATTAAGATAACGCTCCTTCCTCCCCCAAACACCCTTCCCCCCAATTTCCTCCGTCAAGCCGGCGAGCACTCAACAACACTGTTGACACACAACTCTCTGCCAGGTAGTACGTCTTCATTGGAACACGGGTCAGGGTAAATTACCCGTCAAAATGGAGGCCGCGTCGGCGCTTAGCTGACCCCGGCTCGATGTATCGACCCGTTGCGACTTTATGAACAAACACATCGTtgtgaaaacttttttttttctcagtcggacaaaaagaacaaaaagtgaAGAGGTGACTTATGAGCATGTAAACGCGTCACGCGTCGTCACTGATGTTAAAAGGAGAAGCATGAGACAAGCGGGTGGACTTAATTCTCGGACTTGCAAACACTTTGGCAACAGTCTGCTGCTCTATTGAGGCGCTGATAAGGaataaaaggaggaggagggtgaagagctaaGCCTTCCCCTGAGATTCCTCTCGAATGCGACAACAGTGAATGTACGCAAGGTTAAAGAGCAGAAAAAGTGACAGGTTAGTCTCTCTTGGCTAAATATAAGGCTGTGAGAAGTCACACTTTTGTGTTTAGTGGAGCAACACTTCCAATTAAAAAGACAAGGAAGTTCTCGATAGGGCCGACGCCTCGCTCGTTCCCCCGAGGGGGCTGCAACTAAAACCCTTCGGTTGGAAGACGAAGCTAAAGACGACGGACGGGATAGGAGCGCGAATGCTATTAGCGGCGACGCGGCGTAAATCACTTGAATTGAATTATGATCGAACGCGTCACAAAGTTGAGGGTGTCGGTTTCAATGTGAATGGCAAAAGAAAAATGGCACCCGGGCAACtgataataatattataataataatgatagtaataataatgataaatgataattataataaaaGATTTCCCTccattgcaaaaataaaaataatatatgttGGGTTGTGGTGAATCCAACGGTCATGAAATGGGGATCCTTTATCGAGAGTTAATCACGCTAAGCAGGCATGTCCAATTGATGTTAGGCATGGTCATAATGCTGACTAGGTTCGCTTGTTATCAGCAACCCCGCCTCCCCTTCGAGGCCCGACCGAGAGTTGCTGTTCGACATGCGTTGTTGACAATAATAACAACCACAGAGCAGTAATTGAACAAGCGTCAGGTCATCGGCTACCAAAGTAAAATCCTCAACAAAGAGCGGCGAGCACCACCAAAAATCATTACCAATTACTTTTTGCAACCCTTGAAATGCGCATATTAATTAACAAGGCCAAACAACACCTGAAAGACTGCAAAGTAGACAACGTTTAATTAAAATTCATTACCTTTGTACACGAGTAAAGCACAAATTAAGGCGCCTGCTTTTATGTCTCTCTCGTGTTTCGGTGAGCTCAGCGGCAGGTTGCGGCTTGAATCGACGCACGGCGGGATTTGAATACTCGAACCGCTCGCGTTGTAATGGATTTGTGGCGGGTTAAACGGGGACAATTTTCTCCGCTTTGCCTAGGTGACTCTTGACACTGAAGAATATTTTTTCCTAGCCAAGCTACTTTGACCGCTGCaacagtttgactttttttcccagatgtctttTTAACGTTATTCCAGAGCTCAGTGAGTACACCTGCCAGCAGCGCAAGTGTTGGGAGTTTGCTCGAGATAGAAAAGATGACAGCTCGGCAATGTCTGCAGACGCCATGTGGGGCCCGGGATAATACGGAGCGGGAGCGAAGTCGGATCGTTTAAAATCATGTAGTGCTGCGAACGCTTTCCGACCGCAGAGGCCGCTTGGATCAATGTTTGATGAACGCCATCAGGGAGCACAGTTTAACACTTTAATCTTCCCACAATTAAGAGGCTCCTCCTCAACAGCTGTAAAACATTCACGCTAAAAGGAGAGCTCAGTCTGTAACGATGTGCGAGCGGGGATCCCCCCCCAGAGAGTAGCCGGAACTAGCGAGACTAGCCAGATTAGAAGAGGAAGTTATCTATTCGGATTCCTAACCTGCACACATGTATGGATGTACAAGCAACATTCACCCGTCTCTCTCCTGTCCATCAGtgatgggagggggggagggggggatgcCACTCAATAAACCGGCTCTATCCACGAGAATCAGATTCAATCAATGAGGCCTATTTGTGCGATCAGCAGAGCGGTAAAAGCTATCAGGGAGGATAGCAAGACACGGGGagggagaggaagaagaggagcggAGTGAAGGTAGACAGCAGTGTGATGAGATAAAGTAGGTTAGCCATGTCCCACTGCCTTCCTGACAACCTTGCAATGAGGTCACCACGTGCATGCTAAATTGTGAATGCTTCGAGACACCGGGAGCTTGAGTGAATGCGTAAAAACTAATTATTGTCGTGTTGCGGTGACAATGGTGTCTCACGTGTGATGGCACCAGAAGCAACACTAATCTTTTTAATAATGACTTGTTAAATTAAAGTATACAATTCACCCCCCAAAAAGTATTGGCGAACAATTGGTGATAAGTAGCGACCTTGATCGAAGCCAGACAAAAAACGTCCGACTTATCTGTAACAGCCCGACATACCTTCCCAAAtaaaatcaaacttgaaatcacaaaaTGCAACAGATGGGTTATctgtctatttaaaaaaaaacaaaacaaagaccgGCACTCTAAAACGCTCGAGAGCAAGGATGCAAGGAAGGGGTATATCCTCAGCTGCTCTATTTGCCGACACAGCTCGGAGAAATTAAATAACGGGTCGGCAGGAAAAACCGTGAGAAAGTATAAATGATGGAGGAGACAATGCAGGAGGAGAGGGATGATACCCAGAGAGAGTACGAGACAACGCGGCGAAAACCAATTTGTCTCCTCCCCGGTGGGCCCACACCGGTGACGTCTCGCTTTCCATCACTGGCCTCGCTGCCAGTCACTGCCAATGCGCACGCACTTGACCGCATGCACATAATCTTGGACCTGAGCAAGGACAGGGGTCAGCCTCCCCGAACCGGCGCAATTACCTCCGAGGTAAACACAGTATGCCCCCCGGGATAGATTGTGAGGTGGAATGTGGGAATGGACGGGGAGGGGCCACCCTACGGGGAGGGAGGAGTGGATGACTTCATGTGTCGCCGAAAGGGTGGAAGCGGTAGCGGCGGCAGCTGTTTTTACTCCCGTCGCGTGCCAAGATGACTAATCAACAATTCCACACTCGACAGGAAAAGTGGCGCGCTAAAGGGGGGGAGGAAGGAAGAAAATGAGCACTTGTAATGAGCCTCAAAACATTTCAACACCAAAGTAAACAAAACGACGGAGCTAATCAATTTGAGGCGACCGAAGCAAACTGTTTCGGGGCAGACACAAAAACtggaagtgttgttttttttttttttataaaacttGCACGGAAACCAAAGTACAAAAAAATGAACGTCAACGAGGCTGTATTATGTAATCAAGGCCTCGGTTTATGATGGCCTTGATGGAACCTGAATTTCCTTTTGTTCCGATTGAAAATATCAAAGTCTTGTAAAAGCTCAACTTCCTTTTTCCAACACTGCGTGAAAAACGTTAATTGATAGCGTCTGTTCCTGTAACCAACAACCTATTTCAGACAACACGCAAAATTCTTCATTGTGTTAAAACTAAACGTTTGACTCTTATTAGCTCGCATTTAACCAATCACACCCACAGATAAATGGCTACAAGCAGCTGGGGGGGATTAACGTCTTGTTCAAGGACATTTCAACACACAGATTAACAAACATGCGTTATCGGATGTAGCTGACGTGTTCCCATCATACTTAACATGACAAGATTCAGCGGGAGAACATGGCTGGAAGGCCGACAGAATTATTCGTTTCCCAAATGTCGCGATCTCTGGCAAATCTCGGTCGTGACTCGATGCAAAGCTTCTCGATTTCCCCTTCACACCTTTAGCTCACTGGCGCAGTCTGAGACAGCTCCGTTAGCCACGGGCTCCATTAGTCATGCTAAACCGCCAACACCCTTGCTCATTAGCATAGACGCAAACTTGACTCAAGTCAGATTATTACAAACACTTTGCAGCTGCTCCTCCCCATTACAGTCAATCAAACGGCTTAGTGAAGTACAGTCGAAATTTCCGAGTTAGCGTTCGTGCTAACACTTCATTTTCTGCTACATAAAAGATTCTTTTAGCATAGGGCTAAAAATTCCGAGTGATGTTGTTTATTCTCAAAGCGGGCTGGCATTTCATGTAACATAACAGCATTAAGAGAGGATTAAAGTCCACATGAATAACCTTGAAAAAATATAGAGAGAGATTTACCAGCACGATTATTCCAGCTTGTGGAACTGCATGGGTTTTTGACAGATAATATAGCGGACTAAGATGATGCGCTTGTAAACTGTGTTGTACAAGCCGAAAAGCAAGCAGCTGTCCCTTGTCTCTTGTTCCCGGTTGACCCCTTCCAGCCCTTCTGCCAAATTTGTACCCTCGTGAGCTCCCTGATTCTTTCCCTCCTCTCCATTCGCATTTATCCCCGATTCGACCGGGCTGCCAGCCGGTGTATTGTTCTGTCACTCGCGATCCTTTAATGCCCTCCAATCGAGCGGCGAATATCTTGAGGGGATTTGGCTAGGGATGATTTGGCGGGGAGCTTTAAATACTGGCAGAGGATTTGCATCAGATTCCGAGATCCTGACTCAGAGATGATCACCGCAGCTTTAGcaaaggacaaaaatgaaaagtacCTCTGGCGAGAAGCGGGACTCTAATAGGGAACCTTGCTAGTCCTCTACTGTCAATTCCAGAAATGAAGTCTTGACTACAAATTTAAGTGGTGCCTTTGATTAAACACTTATCAAATAACGGGACAATTTTACATTTTTCTGAGGCCATCGTTGTTGAGGTTAACAAACATGGAGAAGAATGGGGTTTAGAAACTTAAGGAGCTAGCAGGTGCTAGCAGGATCTGAATTCTATCAGCAGACTTTAGGTCATCCGGAGCTAAGCTCCCAGCAATCCCATTTCCTTGCGTGAACACTGGTAAACATGGTTACTGGGGATACAGAGATCAAAGTatgcttgcatgtgtgtgtttagacATTGCAGATGTTGAAGCTTGGCCTTCCTAAAACAAGCAACCCTGGAAGGACATCTGCTGCCGTGTCTTTCGTGATGCGTGGTTTTAATTGAGACGATGGAGCGATGAACAATGGAGCCACGGGCTTTTAGATTTATGCACACTCAGCATTTTGGTGACTGTCTGTAAAAGGGATTAGGAGGACTTTCAAAGTGAAGCAGAGATTGGCCTAGAGCTCACAGGGTTTTCTCTCATGACCAAAGGAGGACCAAGCCAGATTAAAACAGCCAAGTCTTGTTACCAGCTTCTTCAAACTGACTATTGCATTGGGCCACTTGAGGAGCCATCTGAAGGACAACCAGGCCAGGTGGATTaagaactttatttttttttaaaaaaacaatgatggAAGGCACCTTTGTGGTTGGGGGTTAGGAGACCGAGTGGGTGTGTGAAGAGAAATTGACAGGACAGTGCTGCCGGCGAAGGTAATTTAGCCACCGGTGCTCAGGACTTGTGTACAGAGAGCACGTGTTCACTTGAGGGAATGGTAGCAGGCTTGAAAATTTGAGTGAACGAAATGGAAAAAGAACCACGACTAATTCCCAGGCAGACATGATGGGAAAGATCAATTTACTACCCGATGAAAGTTGAAGGGAAAACAAAGAGCGAGATGCACATACGAGAAAGCAGAGAGAGGCTAAAAGTACTCCAATTTCGTGGACGGGGTTATCTCCGCAGGGGTGCTGGTTCTTAAGGGCGGGAGCCACCTGTCTGCCTCTTAGGAGGCCATTAAAATTCGATACAAGCGGGGATGGGCAGATGGAGAGTGTGGTGGGTGGAAATAGCAGGAAGATTCCTTCAGCCGACCAGATCAAGTCCCTCCTGTTGGATGTGGGTTGGCAACGACGGTATTGGCGTACATGCAACTTATCCAAACATGTTTATAGTTAGTATTTGTTACCTTTATTAAAGGCTGGCTAAGTACTAACCAAAAATTATCGGATTACTGGCAAACTAACTGTCAACATTGTGGAAGCTGCAGTTGAAGGTCCTCAGACTGATACAGTTGGAAGATCCAAAAtctgggagaaaaaaatatgCCGTGTGCAGTGTGATAAGAGAAGCGGAATAAAAACTTATTGTGACACAGAGACTATGGTCTCTTTTCTCTGTTTTAGTTTTATTACACAGTGGTTAACTTAAGGCTTTAAAATAGTGACAGCTTGAGCCTGGAACAAATTCTCACATTTCCTAAGGGAACATTTGTTGTGAGCGACAAGCACTTGGAGCTTCCATTTCTGGCCAGTCTTGTGGTGTCTGCACTTCGCTCTATTGCTCGCCTCGTACATACGTACGACCTCAAATATGAAAGCTGGATAAATGAGCCACGTCGTGCCGGTAAAACCATTACACACATGGTGACTACGCCTTGGTAAGCACTGAAGGAGGAACACTGCATCTTGTGGAGAGGTCGAGCAGTCGAGGAGGCAAATTAAAAGCGTGATTAACACGCACGCGTACACACACGTGTACTGTGCTGCAACGTAATGTAATGCGCCAGG is a genomic window of Syngnathus typhle isolate RoL2023-S1 ecotype Sweden linkage group LG16, RoL_Styp_1.0, whole genome shotgun sequence containing:
- the qkia gene encoding protein quaking-A isoform X2, which gives rise to MMVGEVEVKERPRPSPDYLMQLLNEKKLMTSLPNLCGIFTHLERLLDEEINRVRKHMYSDTVNGLVDRHPLELPEPMGPMVYLQEKLFVPVKEYPDYNFVGRILGPRGLTAKQLEAETGCKIMVRGKSSMRDKKKEEQNKGKPNWEHLNEDLHVLIAVEDTQTRAEIKMKRALEEVKKLLVPAAEGEDNLKKVQLMELAILNGTYRDSNIKAPAAAAAQGPRLIAAPAGQVLPPQALRPPAPAGAPLMNLIRPPQMAAMLSNGTPTLVPPTPDGGLIYTTPYDYPYALAPTSLLEYPIEHSGVLGKRAWGSVSAAGTTAHFSLPGQEGGLFYPAVGVLDTSSVSHGQDFLKGAMATKVRRHDTRVHPYQRIVTADRGQFSLLATLLLSIDAFQ
- the qkia gene encoding protein quaking-A isoform X1 — encoded protein: MMVGEVEVKERPRPSPDYLMQLLNEKKLMTSLPNLCGIFTHLERLLDEEINRVRKHMYSDTVNGLVDRHPLELPEPMGPMVYLQEKLFVPVKEYPDYNFVGRILGPRGLTAKQLEAETGCKIMVRGKSSMRDKKKEEQNKGKPNWEHLNEDLHVLIAVEDTQTRAEIKMKRALEEVKKLLVPAAEGEDNLKKVQLMELAILNGTYRDSNIKAPTFAFSLAAAAAAAQGPRLIAAPAGQVLPPQALRPPAPAGAPLMNLIRPPQMAAMLSNGTPTLVPPTPDGGLIYTTPYDYPYALAPTSLLEYPIEHSGVLGKRAWGSVSAAGTTAHFSLPGQEGGLFYPAVGVLDTSSVSHGQDFLKGAMATKVRRHDTRVHPYQRIVTADRGQFSLLATLLLSIDAFQ
- the qkia gene encoding protein quaking-A isoform X3, giving the protein MMVGEVEVKERPRPSPDYLMQLLNEKKLMTSLPNLCGIFTHLERLLDEEINRVRKHMYSDTVNGLVDRHPLELPEPMGPMVYLQEKLFVPVKEYPDYNFVGRILGPRGLTAKQLEAETGCKIMVRGKSSMRDKKKEEQNKGKPNWEHLNEDLHVLIAVEDTQTRAEIKMKRALEEVKKLLVPAAEGEDNLKKVQLMELAILNGTYRDSNIKAPTFAFSLAAAAAAAQGPRLIAAPAGQVLPPQALRPPAPAGAPLMNLIRPPQMAAMLSNGTPTLVPPTPDGGLIYTTPYDYPYALAPTSLLEYPIEHSGVLGKRAWGSVSAAGTTAHFSLPGQEGGLFYPAVGVLDTSSVSHGQDFLKGAMATKVRRHDTRVHPYQRIVTADRAATGN